The following DNA comes from Tachypleus tridentatus isolate NWPU-2018 chromosome 9, ASM421037v1, whole genome shotgun sequence.
tttcgagttgatatcggtACACTTTACATAACAGGTAAATATGAATCTCTTTTCTGTTTGCACGTCAGATTTTCACCGCTAAAAGTATCTAACATTTaagtagaaatactaacgtttcaTGATAATTCGCTAAGTTTAAATAGTTTGTAACTGTTTGAAAcatataaatgtttctggtcagtatttgttgttttccgattaataaactttattcataACTATAGCTCCCGAGGCTTGTAGTATACACACTGTAGCAAATCAACAGTATACACGTTGCTTATAAGTTTGAGAGGAAATTTTCTAAAAATTTCAGCTAATTCATCAATATTGCTATTTACCTACATATatacgttgttgattcttacattcgagaaacttctacaaatttagcGAACAGGAGGGAATGTCACAATACACtataaacaatgaagaaatagAAGAGGCATATTTGAAAGATCattattgtattgaaaataagCTCAGAATCTTTCTTATCAATTTAACCGTGTCCAGCTAATtacttttagttatttaatattggtgtttttttatgtaataactatacataaaactaaactaataacagattttatccaattaaatatatttcattttcacatatGTCACAATTCCTTGATATAAACTataacataattagaacattgaATGGAACTATTGAAATTTCATCGTTTGCATATCTATTTCCTTTACTTCTCTGTCAAACATAGATAACTCTTCACTGTAGTGTTTTTTAATTGGTTTTCCGAATCAGCTTAAATGTCAGATTTAATATCAACATATCTTTACCAACCGGTAGATGGacaatttatatatgtttttctgagatataaaatatacacatcgAAAACTCTatacacaacataaatattattgttttccaATGAtagaatataaacaatattagagCGTGAAGAGAAACtattacagtattaaaatttttatcgaAGCTCCAGCCTGGAACTTCCCACTTCGTACCTGGATATGATAACAACTGTACCGTATGTAAGTGTAAACTTAGaatcatatttcatttttataattttgtttctttactagtttatgtgttttaaatgagCGTAAAGCTACATCATTGTCTATTTGTATCTTAGCCTACAACAGCCATGTTTTTAGTATCAAAAGTCTTTCGTATTTGCAAAGTTTCAAAACTGGATATTATTGAAGTTATGTTTATACTGCGAGTGAATAGTTTACAACCTGAGTGTTATTAAAACCATGTTTGATCTAcaacaattaaaacaatgttattaaaaacatgtctgatctataaacagtttaaaaaatgagTATTATTGAAACATACTTGCTCTGAATCGTCCGTGATATAAAACACGATAGAAAGATATTTTGACTGACAAACACAGTACGGTTTCTTAGTTAAtacattagaataaaataatattgataataataacatttttttgctAGAACGAGctaattaaaattacagttaatatttacataatgtgTGATCGATTATAACCTGAATTAcgtcattttgttttatgaagtaaGTTTACGCCtacattagtttgtttgtctGATAGCGTCAATTATTCTTCGAATACAGCACAATTTATCGATCTAACTGAAATAAGGCGTAACTTCAATATCTTCCACAAAAAGGTTTCAGTAAAGAAAACGCAGGCAAAGAACATGGAAACTGCTGTAAAATTCTTGCAGTATATTTAATATCCATCGAAAATAATATACTTATCTTCAAGCATTagtgttaaaactatttattgtgaACGACATTACGAGCAACGGATATCAAAagctttgaaataataataataaaacagtgaaaaagtttttatgcaaaaataatagaaaccaaataatattaataacagcacgaagtaaattattatgttaaaatattaagaactaaTTCACTTTCTTTAATGTTGTTAGAAGAAcatcaacaaaaattaaaacagctCCAATAATACTGTACCAGGTGGCGATggtatttaatatgaaaatatcgAATAAAAAGGCTGTAATTATATTTAGACTTTGAGCAACAGACACTGGTCCAGCATTTTCCACTTGTAAGGCTGTTGTGGTGAGGAGTTGATTGAGCATCATAAAGATGCCAGAACTCACAACAAGAACACTGTTTATGCcacaagataatattttaatttcttcgaAGAAAAACAATAGAAATGTTCCCACAACAAGGCTAAAAATAGACATCATGGCGGACACAACTTGAGGTGGTGATTTTTGAAGTTTACGGGCCATTGTATAGCAACTAGCTTTCAAAAGACACGCAGAAAATCCGACTGTAATTCCTTTCCACCGATTATCTACGTCatgaatattttgaaacgttCCTACGATAAACGTTAGTTTGATAATCAAAATAATGCCCGTCATCGTCAGCATTAAGACGAATACATTGTAAGCCCTACAATGTTCTCTCGAAACCAAGTAAGCAAGCAAACTAATGAACACTGGAGAAGAGGAATAGATTGTGGAAGCATCCGCAAGAGGGAGCCAATGAAAACAGTATATCATTAGGGCTTTTACTATTCCATCAAATAAAGctccaaaaaacaaaataattctttctCCTTTTTCTCCGAAGTAATTGGCTttcgaataaataataaaaacattataaattcccCACTGGATAAGATCTTGAGTAACCAGAAACTGGGCCGGACTAATTTCTGACACCAGCTTTAAATTCAGGATCGCCAGAGAATACATGAATCCTGATGTCATTCCCAAAATAATTCCAATTCCAGGAACAGTCTTGAACTTCTTAAAACTGAATGTGTGGTCAGAAGTTTTCATGTCCACAGTTGTATGTCGACAAAGATGCTGCGAATAAAAgttaatgaagtaatttttttcttgattATCTCTTAAAACATCTTATTAATACTATAAAGCGTTAGATTTGTcaaatcttattttaataaatctttctaAAACTTAAAGATGACAACTTTACAGATTGATCCAAATTCCTTTCTATAAACGAGTGTAATATGATCTTCAGTGTGATAATACAAGCATATCATGTATTACATTTCTATACATAtatgtgttttaaacaattttttatcaaTAGTTTCTAACCAAGATCAAGGCAACTATAAAGACAGAACTAAGAACGTAACGTACAATTTAACAAAGTTAATTGTTATAACAGTATTTTCAGATGAACGTAATGGCATAAATTAAacacaagatattttaaaattcatgaaagaTAAAACGATTTATTCATCAACGATTTTGTTGGCAGTTATTACAAAACACGTTTACAGAGGTTTGTTTACTTTAGGATATTTATCTTAGTTCTAAACCAATATAACAAGTTAACAATGAAACATGatctacaaaattataaagtgtgATAACATTAGTTTTAAGACCTACAGTGAGATTATTGTAAATGGTATTGTAgctaatgttgtaaaaacaaaccaaatttaaagaaaaatggagTGTGTCATTACGTTACTAGCttgaacatttttctttgttcttaTGTTTTTATAGGGTTTCtccattaaattaaatattactggTTTCAGAGATGAGGTATAACTCTCTAATTGAATTAAATTATGaagataatatttcaaatattataagagaaatttatttattttggaaattttcattcagtataaaaactaatttcatgaaatatttataaaggtttttaaaaccACAATTGTTTCTTAGACACCACATGATTTTCTAGGCTTAATAAGTTTCACCCATAACGTGAAACGAGAACAAAAACTGTCCATTTTGTTTTTAAGGCCCCAACATTAACGAACTTAATAATATGACAGTTTTGTAGAAATAAGTTACCAGATGATTAATTTAATGTAGGAGCTTGTCACGTGAATTCTATGAATataccacgatgaagacaaacttcatgttcaacaatcacaactatatacaaacaaatggtctaagcatgggcaacccagtatcaccagttctaaccaatacctttatgacacaagttgaaacacaagcaattaacacagaattacatccaccactacaccggtacagatatatagatgacacggttgcgggatttagatctacagaacacacacttaattttttcaatcacattaactctatacatcccaacattaacttcagaagtgaacataaagaaagcaatcaaagatcatttcttaacctcaaaattacaagaaccgacacagaatttataacataaatcTACCAAACAatatcactcatactggactatacattccttgggaccctgcacatgaaacaaaataaaaacaaaacttactaagaaaccaaataaacacagccataaaactatgctcaccagataaaattaacgatgaattagacaaaataaaacaatacttcatcaacatcaataagtttcctccacaaaccgtagaaaacatcatacgaacacacctagacagaaagcagaATTAaccaacaaatataaatatatctcacgaattaaaaaatcacgaaaccatatactgctgtataccatatattcccgacatcaccagaaaaatatccaacatttggcaaaaactagttacaaaatatgacgttccagttaataccaaatttattcaaaaaccaggcacaaaactgaggtatatactatgtaaaaactacactgacaaacaccacaccaacattatttataaaatacaatgtgataactgctacgacttctatattggagaaacaagtggaaaaatggaaaccagattcaaagaacctaaaaagtcaccttcacacgttttcgaacactgcaagtcaaataaacgcgatataaccatagaaaacactcaaatactaaataaagaaacaaacataaacaaatgcaaaatcaaagaacccttacttatgcaacaacttaaatccaaaataaaccaatataaaaaaacacctttatacctatattaaaaataatataataaataatataaaattacatattcaaacatctaacaccgtcctccacattccgacactcagtcacACAATCCCTTTCAAAATTGTGGTTAActaccggtcagttacctctttctttctttgtgaacctgacgatgaccgaaaaaagGTTGTTCGCTCccctacgtaaaatattttctcaacccaaacgagccatttttacatatatatttttctctacaattgggttttctcgacagtactgaaaaaaaattatcgaTTGATAACTGTAGATCACAAAAGATAGtaatgaaagaaaacaactgacCAACTTCCTAACCGTCTGTGTCTTTAAAGGAATTCCAAGATTAGGGGTAGCGTAGTCCTttgttgaacagttttttttttatttctcccgGAACACAATGTTAAAATGAAGAGGACGCGTGAATAGGTAGAAACTAGTTACTTAGATATGAAACTGTTGACACTTCGTTCCGTTCagtattgttttatacatttatgaCAGATAGGCTGCAGTGAAATCGTTTTCATTTTCCTGTCTTTCTTAACTAAgaagtagaaaatataaattcatatgGCACCAGGAGAGTTAAACgtatgaataaaagtaaaaatatgtcaACTAACC
Coding sequences within:
- the LOC143227522 gene encoding solute carrier family 35 member G1-like codes for the protein MDQRSDRGGSTSRLPIYRNSREKWCLRVGPLNHQDFVLTLQRSPRKPRGDKLKEAELSMGTPLTMYRNPHLKHLCRHTTVDMKTSDHTFSFKKFKTVPGIGIILGMTSGFMYSLAILNLKLVSEISPAQFLVTQDLIQWGIYNVFIIYSKANYFGEKGERIILFFGALFDGIVKALMIYCFHWLPLADASTIYSSSPVFISLLAYLVSREHCRAYNVFVLMLTMTGIILIIKLTFIVGTFQNIHDVDNRWKGITVGFSACLLKASCYTMARKLQKSPPQVVSAMMSIFSLVVGTFLLFFFEEIKILSCGINSVLVVSSGIFMMLNQLLTTTALQVENAGPVSVAQSLNIITAFLFDIFILNTIATWYSIIGAVLIFVDVLLTTLKKVN